The window AATTCTTGGGGCTACTAGCAGCCCACCGTCCTGTCACTTCGAACCATTGTCTTTCTATGAGtaccatccatccatgtacgAAACCGAAATGAATGAATGCACGCACGAATGCACGCGAGCACAGACGAGCACAAACAGACACGCACACTCTCCCTCACGCGAGCGCACTCGCACACTCACACTCGCCGTCGCACAAGCACGAACCCCACGCTGCCGTGCGTTGCACGTACGCGACGGCGCCATGGCGTGtgcccctcgcccctcgtGGCGGAAAGACGACTACATCTCGACGTCGTTCGTCTGGGAGGCCTCGTCGTGGGCCGCCttgacgccctcgtcgtgaGCGGCGGCCTTGAGGCTCTCGCCGTAGTCCCTCCACAGGTCTTCGACGGTGTGGCCCGTCAGCTCGGCCCAGAAGGCGCGCGGCTCGTACTTTTGAATGCGCAGCTTCTCGTTGATGCGCTGGACGAGCTTCCCCTGGAAGCGCCTCTCGAGATAgtcgaggaagaaggcggtCCTCTCGTAGCCGCTGTCCCACTCGCCCGAGGGGTCGGCCTTCCAGTGGGGCGGGCAGAGGCCGCAGTGCATGCGGACCCAGTCGGCGATGCCCTCGATGAGGCCGCCGGGGCAGGTGCCGAGGCCGTTGTACTGGTAGCAGTGGACGAGCTCGTGGGTGATGACGCCGGCCACCTCGTCGGTGGCGCGGGCGGTGGGGATGCCCTCGAGGTAGGCGAGCGAGAAGTGAATCTCCTtgtggtcgtcgtcgagctcggagCCGGTGGTGTAGGCGACGCCGGGCACGTCGCGGAGGATGAAGGTGACGGAGCGCGtgggcggcaccgtcgtcgtcgccgtcttggGGGACGTGTAGAGGAGGCGAAGGAGGTTCGTCACCGCCGTGGCCACGCACTCGGACGCGTTGATCGAGTTCAGGAAGAGGCGGGCGCCGGGGTGCGAGAGGTCGCGGATCTCGAGCCGCAGCTTCGGGAGGGCGAACTTGACGTGGGCGGCATCCTCGTGCGCGTCGTCCGACTTGCCGCCGGTGCAGGGGTGCTGCGGCTTGAAGGAGGCGGGACGGATGGCGGGAGGCATTGGGGACGGGAgggtcgtggccgtcggtgtcggcgtcggcgtcggtgtcggtgtCGGCGTGCTTTTCGGGGGCGTGACAGCCATTGACGAAGGATTCGAACGGGTGAGCCGAGTGGAAGCAGAAGGTTGCCTTCCTGTCTGTCTTGCCCGTCTGTCTGTCTTGCCCGTCTGTCTGTCTGCCTGACTGTCCGTCTGCCTGTGTGTCTATCGGTAGCTCAAGGAACGCGTCGATGTGCCACCAATTCGCGGTTAACGGAGGAGGcgggggccgacgacgtacTATTAAGCCGTGGCGAGCTggccggtcgaggccgaTTCCGGACTCGGGACCGTTGAGGACACCATCACGAATTGCATTATTGCAGTGGCACGAGTGGCctgaggggggggggaggggagggggaggggcaCGGCGGCCGCATCTGGCATGGTCGGTGGTGGGTTTGCTGAGCCTGTCAGCTGTCTTGATCTTCTTGAACTGGAAGGTTGCTCTCCAGCTTCTGCCCAtgatggacgacgccggcagAGATGACGATGCCATCTGAGGCTTGTCGATGGACGTCCGTcatccgtcgtcggtcgtctgTACCCATCACGAGCATTTTGGGGGGCCGATTGAGCAGCACGTCACAAGGCAACGTACCCTGGCAGCCTAGCAGACAGTcataggtactccgtattcctgCTTAaaactgtacttacagtacttacagtacttcctTTACACACCTAAGAACCTTACCAGCTTGAACTTACACTGTACTGGAATGAATACTGCGCTACTTGTATCCATCCTTGGGCGACGAATGGGTGATGGGTCAGTGACAAGGCCTCCTACAGTATACTGTAGGGACTATTCCATGCTAGGGGATACTGTCAaggcaggtaggtactagaCATGCTCTGGCCTCCGAGTAGTCCCACAATGATGGGAAATCTGCCTCACCATCTCGACGCTTCCAGGCGATGGATGAATGATTGGCCAAAGACTTGTGTTGGAATCGATCGATTCAATAGTTCATGACGCAGGCTATGACAAAGTCCCGGGTAGGGCTCTGAGCGAGGGTTGTGTGCCGCATACTACTCAAGTCAGTCCTAtgagcatgcaagtactctccGTCcatgtatactgtactgtactgtacttgatagTTGCTAGGGTAGGGTACATGAACAGAGTACATCATACAGTATACAACGGAACCATGACGGGGAGAGAGCCCTGTCACTAGATTGATCAACTTCATTTTCTCCCCTTCCCGACACCATAGTACTTATAAACTTGATTTCCCTCGTCCATCCTAGCCGTGATTTGACGTCACATCGGCTCGCACTGCGCTACAGCGTCTCGCGTACCGACCATGTACCTAGCCTACGACCATGTACCAAGCCTACATAATCACCGCCAACATACATGTAAATTCTCAAGAATATACCTGCCCTGCCTTCTCTCTCCAGCTACCAACTATTGCCACCTTGACTCTGCCGACCTACATACCCAGATCCATATTTGGTTGAGAGCAGCCTTACCTAGTGGCGGACCAAGCAAGGTACGCGACCCATGCTTAGTCGAGGTGCGCATGCTCCAAAGGCGGTACTTGGACGGCGTTGAGATAGGTTAGGCACCTAGTACGAACACGTAACATCACGGCATCGACTTGTACCTTCAGTTACTGCAGTACTAGGCcctactgtactaggtacctacctagcaGGTAGTAGGTGGGCACCTACCGCTGGCTGCGCTGTGCATGTCCTCCGTGCACTGTCGCGCACTAAATTGTCCGCCCCAACCCGCTAGCGACTGGTAGGTCCGCTACGTCCCGTGCGCCACGCCTGGACGAGGTTCGATCCCAGGCTGGATGAACCCCTGCAACGCTGCCGGAGTGCCGCCACGGCGCTGCTGGAtcgatggccgacggcgcagcGAACCCCCCGAGTGGGAACCCCACCGTTGCACCCACCGGCTGCTGCAGGGAGGCTGCCCCGTCCGCACGTTTACCACGGCAACCCGCCCGCCAGTGAGCGGATCGCTGGTCGAGCCCTGCGTTATTTCCTCCCCGCCTACCCAGTAAACTGTTGTAGTTGCTGGCACACCTACGCCGTACTGTATATGTGCAATTGTTGCCAATTGTTTTCTTCCATCCCCCGCACCAGCAACGCGTACCGGCGATAAGCAGTTGGCAGGCGGAGAGCGGAAAAACAACAGCCCAGAGTCGATCCCGATGCCATTCTACCtttgtcgagctcgtccttcTCGTCGACCCCAACGCTCTCGCACCCACCCCCCTCGCTCTCTGCGGGACATCGCAAGCTCGTGCGAGCGCGCATCACGCCCTTCTCCCGTGACTGAAATTCAAAAGGTACGTCGCGAGTCGCCGGGTGCATCCGTCTCCTTTCCTTCTCCTGGCATCCCCCACGAGACgtcggacgacgacatcgtGGGCCTCCATCGactccccccctcccctccttctcccctcccctcctcctccgccatTCGTCCGTGGGACCCTGGCCTGCCGATGGCAACGGTTGGCTGACGAGCTTCGTCGCACCAGAGACGGACGGTACCCTCCAGTCCACCGACGACCTACCTCCGTCTCGCCTCCCCGCCCTCCCTCGATGGGCATCGAGCTCATGGCCGACAACAAGCTCTCGGATGACCAGGTCGCCGACCTGCTGACCACGCTGCGCGGCGATTCCTCCCTCGACGCCAAGGTTCAgttcgtcaccgtcgtcaagTCGGCCATCAAGCAGCACAACGTCCCCGACACGAGCGCCGCCCAGCTCTTCGACGGCCTTcgctccgcctcgtcgtcgccccaTCCCGCCCTCGCCAACGCCGGCTTCACCGCCCTCAACCACCTCCTCACCCGCCTCTCCCGCCAGGACCCCAAGCTGCTCGCCAAGGAGGCGCCCCGCAccctgcccgtcgtcgtcgacaagctcgGCGACCAAAAGGACAAGTttcgcgccctcgccggccaggCCCTCGGCACCCTCTACGCCGTCGCCCCCCAGGATGTCGAGCGTGCCATCAGGAActcggccatgacgggcaAGAACCCGCGGGCCAAGGAAGCCGGCATGCACTGGCTGCTGCAGGTATGACCGCCCGGGGACTCGCCCGATGGAGCGGCCGCGCTGACCTCGGGGGACAGATGCACAAGGAGCAGGGCCTGCAGTTCCGGAGCTACGTCCCGGCCCTCATGGAGCTTCtcgaagacgccgacggcatggtCCGGGACGTGGCCAAGAGCACCGTCATCGAGCTGTTCAGGTACCCAGATGCTCCCCCCATGCTGCTTGCCCGGTCCGTCGCTGACGCCTCGCTCTAGCACCGCCCCGAACGCCGCCAAGTCGGATCTCAAGAGACAGCTCAAGAACTTCAAAGTCCGCCCCGCCATCGAACAGTCCATCGTCAAGGCCCTCGTCCCCACCGctaccgccgccggcccgacCGACACGGCAGGCGCCGATGCGCCTCTCGCGAGCCGCCCTCACCTATCCACCAGCGTCTCCTCCTTGACCGACCGTCCGACCACGCCCATGGTCGAGACGCCAGCCGAGCCGATCGAGCCAATGTACGTCAACACCCaccgcgagctcgaggacgtctTCCGCGGCATGGCCTCCTACTTCGAAGGCAAGGAGACGGAACAGAACTGGTTGAAGCGAGAGCAGAGCATGGCCACCCTGCGCAAGCTGAATGCGGGCAACGCCTCGACCGACTTTGCCGATACCTTCGTTGCCGGCTTGCGTGGCAtgctcgacggcatcatcaAGGCCATGACCTCGTTGCGAACGAGCTTGTCCAAGGAGGGCtgcggcctcgtccaggatGTCGCCGCCACCCTCGGTCCCGCCATCGACCCCATGGTCGAGCTGCTCCTCCAGACCCTCGTCAagctctcggccggcacgaaGAAGATAAGCTCGCAGCAGGCAAACGTCACCGTCGACACCATCGTCAGCCGCGTCACCTACAACACCCGAGTGATGCAGCACATCTGGCTCGCCAGCCAGGACAAGAACGTAGCCCCGAGGACCTACGCCACCGGCTGGCTCAAGACGATGCTGAAGAAGGAGGCCCATCACAAGAGCCATGTCGAGCACACCGGCGGCGTTGACCTGATGGAAAAGTGCATCAAGAAAGGTCTCGGCGATGTCAACCCTGGCGTGAGAGAAAAGATGAGACCGACCTATTGGGCATTCTGGGGCCTCTGGCCAGCGAGGGCCGATGCGTAAGACGCCGGCTCCCCCTCacctccctcgccctcgtcgctgaC of the Drechmeria coniospora strain ARSEF 6962 chromosome 01, whole genome shotgun sequence genome contains:
- a CDS encoding Basic Secretory protein (plant Basic Secretory protein) → MAVTPPKSTPTPTPTPTPTPTATTLPSPMPPAIRPASFKPQHPCTGGKSDDAHEDAAHVKFALPKLRLEIRDLSHPGARLFLNSINASECVATAVTNLLRLLYTSPKTATTTVPPTRSVTFILRDVPGVAYTTGSELDDDHKEIHFSLAYLEGIPTARATDEVAGVITHELVHCYQYNGLGTCPGGLIEGIADWVRMHCGLCPPHWKADPSGEWDSGYERTAFFLDYLERRFQGKLVQRINEKLRIQKYEPRAFWAELTGHTVEDLWRDYGESLKAAAHDEGVKAAHDEASQTNDVEM